In Sphingomonas sp. SORGH_AS_0950, the following are encoded in one genomic region:
- a CDS encoding glutathionylspermidine synthase family protein, with product MIRQSLTPRPDWQAKVEALGLIWHEARERPYWDESACYRFTRAQIDRIEAATTELYRLFLAAGEAVVSEPALLSRFGIPPVFHDPIREAWDAEPPGLNFGRFDLGFDGQDAPKLFEFNCDTPTSLLEAAVVQWAWKEECFPRLDQFNSLHEALVARWAEIAPDLPATLHVAHVADLAGEDAITAAYLRDTAEAAGITTVPILMERIGWHHDDHCFVDEGDMRIEALFKLYPWEWLVHEDFAPHLLDNLARGDTLWIEPIWKMIWSNKAILPILWDLFPGHPNLLAASFTIPDGDAVAKPLLSREGANVSIRRAGDIIAETKGEYGEEGYVYQSLYRLPETAPGCFPVLGSWVVDGAAVGMGIREDGLITSNTARFVPHVIDG from the coding sequence ATGATCCGCCAGAGCCTGACGCCGCGCCCCGACTGGCAGGCCAAGGTCGAGGCGCTCGGCCTGATCTGGCACGAGGCCAGGGAGCGCCCCTACTGGGACGAGAGCGCCTGTTATCGCTTCACCCGCGCGCAGATCGACCGGATCGAGGCGGCGACGACCGAACTCTATCGGCTGTTCCTGGCGGCGGGCGAAGCGGTGGTCAGCGAGCCTGCGTTGCTCTCGCGCTTCGGCATTCCGCCGGTGTTCCACGATCCGATCCGCGAAGCCTGGGACGCCGAGCCGCCGGGGCTGAACTTCGGCCGGTTCGACCTGGGCTTCGACGGGCAGGACGCTCCCAAATTGTTCGAGTTCAACTGCGACACGCCGACCTCGCTGCTGGAGGCGGCGGTGGTGCAATGGGCGTGGAAGGAGGAATGCTTCCCCCGGCTGGACCAGTTCAACAGTCTGCACGAGGCGCTGGTCGCGCGCTGGGCGGAGATCGCCCCCGATCTGCCCGCCACGCTGCATGTCGCGCATGTCGCCGATCTGGCGGGCGAGGACGCGATCACGGCGGCCTATCTGCGCGATACCGCCGAGGCGGCGGGGATTACGACCGTGCCGATTCTGATGGAGCGGATCGGCTGGCACCATGACGACCATTGTTTCGTCGACGAAGGGGACATGCGGATCGAGGCGCTGTTCAAGCTCTATCCGTGGGAATGGCTGGTCCATGAGGACTTCGCGCCGCATCTGCTCGACAATCTGGCGCGCGGCGACACGCTATGGATCGAACCGATCTGGAAGATGATCTGGTCGAACAAGGCGATCCTGCCGATCCTGTGGGACCTGTTTCCGGGCCATCCCAACTTGCTGGCCGCCAGCTTCACGATCCCCGACGGCGATGCGGTGGCCAAGCCGCTCCTGTCGCGCGAAGGCGCCAATGTCTCGATCCGCCGCGCGGGCGACATCATCGCCGAGACGAAGGGCGAATATGGCGAGGAAGGCTATGTGTACCAGTCGCTCTATCGCCTGCCGGAGACGGCGCCGGGATGTTTTCCGGTCCTGGGGAGCTGGGTGGTCGACGGCGCGGCGGTCGGGATGGGCATCCGCGAGGACGGGCTGATCACATCGAACACGGCGCGGTTCGTTCCGCATGTGATCGACGGCTGA
- a CDS encoding glycine zipper 2TM domain-containing protein — protein sequence MLAALAVVTVAAPIAATPAVAQERDYRWHGDRDDWDASRDYRRGNYRERRLTRDDQIFRGRDGRTYCKRNDGTTGLVIGAVGGGVLGNVIGGGTLGTLLGAGGGALLGRSIDRGKVRCR from the coding sequence ATGCTCGCCGCTCTGGCCGTCGTTACCGTTGCCGCCCCCATCGCCGCCACGCCCGCCGTCGCGCAGGAGCGCGATTATCGCTGGCATGGCGACCGCGACGACTGGGATGCGTCGCGCGACTATCGTCGCGGCAATTACCGCGAACGTCGCCTGACCCGTGACGACCAGATCTTCCGGGGTCGCGATGGCCGCACCTATTGCAAGCGCAATGACGGCACCACCGGGCTGGTCATCGGCGCGGTCGGCGGCGGCGTGCTGGGCAATGTCATCGGCGGCGGCACGCTGGGCACGCTGCTCGGCGCGGGCGGCGGCGCGCTGCTCGGGCGGTCGATCGATCGCGGCAAGGTCCGTTGCCGCTGA
- a CDS encoding secondary thiamine-phosphate synthase enzyme YjbQ — protein MRQATTILTVDTHGQGLTDITRSVTAWVREQAMDEGLLTLFCRHTSASLIIQENAAPEVRTDILAYFARIAPEDRHAYAHDDEGPDDMPAHLRAILTGVHLSVPLIGGRLALGTWQGIYLFEHRRARHRRQIAIHMAGL, from the coding sequence ATGCGCCAAGCCACCACGATATTGACCGTCGACACCCATGGCCAGGGCCTGACCGACATCACGCGGAGCGTCACCGCCTGGGTTCGCGAGCAGGCCATGGACGAAGGGTTGCTGACCCTGTTCTGCCGCCACACCTCGGCCTCGCTCATCATCCAGGAGAATGCCGCGCCCGAGGTCAGGACCGACATCCTCGCCTATTTCGCGCGCATCGCGCCCGAGGACCGGCATGCCTATGCCCATGACGACGAAGGACCCGACGACATGCCCGCGCACCTGCGCGCCATCCTGACCGGGGTGCATCTGTCGGTGCCGCTGATCGGCGGGCGGTTGGCGCTGGGGACGTGGCAGGGCATTTATCTGTTCGAACATCGCCGCGCGCGCCATCGTCGGCAAATCGCCATCCATATGGCCGGTCTGTGA
- the secA gene encoding preprotein translocase subunit SecA yields MFGGLAKSLFGSSNDRYVKSLKPTLAKIAAFEPEMEAMTDAQLAAQTVKFREQLDQGATLDSLLPEAFATVREAAKRVLGQRHYDVQMIGGIVLHRGEIAEMRTGEGKTLVATLATYLNALPGKGVHVVTVNDYLASRDAATMGRIYNFLGLTTGTIIPNLDDGQRRAAYDADITYGTNNEFGFDYLRDNMKYERSSMVQRPFNYAIVDEVDSILIDEARTPLIISGPTDDKSELYIGVDAIVKQLTADDYEKDEKQKSIILTEDGTERAERLLEAAGLLQGENLYDFENTQVVHHLNQALRANMMFKRDTDYIVKDGKVVIIDEFTGRMMDGRRWSEGLHQAVEAKEGVNIEPENQTMASITFQNYFRMYPKISGMTGTAATEAGEFYDIYKINVVTIPTNLPIARVDEEDEFYKNTQDKFLAIAKKIRDHAAKGQPVLVGTVSIEKSELLSEFLVQEGVPHKVLNARYHEMEAHIVAQAGRLGAVTIATNMAGRGTDIQLGGNLEFRMLDEHPDLVEGTPDYDAAATRIRAEIAEEKQKVLEAGGLFVLGTERHESRRIDNQLRGRSGRQGDPGLSRFYLSLDDDLLRIFGPDTLFAKMMRSNIEDGEAIGSKWLSKAIETAQKKVEARNYDIRKQVVEYDDVMNDQRKVIYEQRADIMDAETVGEVVADMRAETVNAIVGTACPPNSYPEQWDVAGMKQQLKDLLNMEPPIDAWLAEEAIDPEIVLERVTAEADAMVEAKAKELEPETWTSVEKSILLQNLDHHWKEHLATLDALRQVVHLRAYAQKTPINEYKHEAFSLFQRMLDNIREDVTRTIAYAQFQIQAPPELPELPDFITSHFDPFTGEDNSNDWDAAARGLIQPQMPPMQIPQPEGMDLGTDPAQWEGRVNRNAPCPCGSGLKYKHCHGAVTV; encoded by the coding sequence ATGTTCGGCGGCCTCGCCAAGTCCCTGTTCGGTTCGTCCAACGACCGCTACGTCAAGTCGCTCAAGCCGACCCTCGCCAAGATCGCGGCGTTCGAGCCCGAAATGGAGGCGATGACCGACGCGCAGCTCGCCGCGCAGACGGTGAAGTTCCGCGAGCAGCTCGATCAGGGCGCGACGCTCGACAGCCTGCTGCCCGAGGCGTTCGCGACCGTGCGCGAGGCGGCGAAGCGCGTGCTGGGCCAGCGTCACTATGACGTGCAGATGATCGGCGGCATCGTCCTACATCGCGGCGAGATCGCCGAGATGCGCACGGGCGAGGGTAAGACGCTGGTCGCCACGCTCGCCACCTATCTGAACGCGCTGCCCGGCAAGGGTGTGCACGTCGTCACCGTCAACGATTACCTCGCGAGCCGCGACGCCGCGACGATGGGCCGGATCTACAATTTCCTCGGCCTGACCACCGGGACCATCATCCCGAACCTCGATGACGGCCAGCGTCGCGCGGCCTATGACGCCGACATCACCTATGGCACGAACAACGAGTTCGGCTTCGACTATCTGCGCGACAATATGAAGTATGAGCGCTCCTCGATGGTGCAGCGCCCCTTCAACTACGCGATCGTCGACGAGGTCGACTCGATCCTGATCGACGAGGCGCGCACCCCGCTGATCATCTCGGGCCCGACCGATGACAAGTCGGAGCTGTATATCGGCGTCGATGCGATCGTGAAGCAGCTGACGGCCGACGATTACGAGAAGGACGAGAAGCAGAAGTCGATCATCCTGACCGAGGACGGCACCGAGCGCGCCGAGCGCCTGCTGGAGGCGGCCGGGCTGCTCCAGGGCGAAAATCTCTACGACTTCGAGAATACCCAGGTCGTCCACCATCTGAACCAGGCGCTGCGCGCGAACATGATGTTCAAGCGCGACACCGATTACATCGTGAAGGATGGCAAGGTCGTCATCATCGACGAATTCACCGGCCGCATGATGGACGGGCGTCGCTGGTCGGAGGGGCTTCACCAGGCGGTCGAGGCGAAGGAGGGCGTCAATATCGAGCCCGAGAACCAGACCATGGCCTCGATCACCTTCCAGAATTATTTCCGCATGTACCCGAAGATTTCGGGCATGACCGGCACCGCCGCGACCGAAGCGGGCGAATTCTACGACATCTACAAGATCAACGTCGTCACCATCCCGACGAACCTGCCAATCGCGCGCGTGGACGAGGAGGACGAGTTCTACAAGAACACCCAGGACAAGTTCCTGGCGATCGCCAAGAAGATCCGCGACCACGCCGCCAAGGGCCAGCCGGTGCTGGTCGGCACCGTCTCGATCGAGAAGTCCGAACTGCTCAGCGAGTTTCTGGTGCAGGAGGGCGTGCCCCACAAGGTGCTGAACGCCCGCTATCACGAGATGGAGGCGCATATCGTCGCGCAGGCCGGTCGCCTGGGCGCGGTGACGATCGCGACCAATATGGCGGGTCGCGGCACCGACATCCAGCTGGGCGGCAACCTCGAATTCCGGATGCTCGACGAGCATCCCGATCTGGTCGAGGGCACGCCGGACTATGACGCCGCCGCGACCCGCATCCGCGCCGAGATCGCCGAGGAGAAGCAGAAGGTGCTGGAGGCGGGCGGCCTGTTCGTGCTCGGCACCGAGCGGCATGAGAGCCGCCGCATCGACAACCAGCTGCGCGGCCGTTCGGGTCGCCAGGGCGATCCGGGCCTGTCGCGCTTCTACCTCAGCCTGGACGACGATCTGCTCCGCATCTTCGGCCCCGACACGCTGTTCGCCAAGATGATGCGCAGCAATATCGAGGATGGCGAGGCGATCGGCAGCAAGTGGCTGTCCAAGGCGATCGAGACCGCGCAGAAGAAGGTCGAGGCGCGCAACTACGACATCCGCAAGCAGGTCGTCGAATATGACGACGTGATGAACGACCAGCGCAAGGTCATCTATGAGCAGCGCGCCGACATCATGGATGCCGAGACGGTGGGTGAGGTCGTCGCCGACATGCGCGCCGAGACGGTGAACGCGATCGTCGGCACCGCCTGCCCGCCCAACAGCTATCCCGAGCAGTGGGACGTCGCGGGCATGAAGCAGCAGCTCAAGGACCTGCTCAACATGGAGCCGCCGATCGACGCCTGGCTGGCCGAGGAAGCGATCGATCCCGAGATCGTGCTGGAGCGCGTGACCGCCGAGGCGGACGCGATGGTCGAGGCCAAGGCGAAGGAGCTGGAGCCCGAGACCTGGACGAGCGTCGAGAAGTCGATCCTGCTCCAGAATCTCGACCATCACTGGAAGGAGCATCTGGCGACGCTCGACGCGCTGCGCCAGGTCGTCCACCTGCGCGCCTATGCGCAGAAGACGCCGATCAACGAATATAAGCACGAGGCGTTTTCGCTGTTCCAGCGGATGCTCGACAATATCCGCGAGGATGTGACGCGCACCATCGCCTATGCCCAGTTCCAGATCCAGGCCCCGCCCGAACTCCCCGAGCTGCCCGACTTCATCACCTCGCACTTCGATCCGTTCACCGGCGAGGACAATAGCAACGACTGGGACGCCGCCGCGCGTGGCCTGATCCAGCCGCAAATGCCGCCGATGCAGATCCCGCAGCCCGAGGGCATGGACCTGGGCACCGACCCGGCCCAGTGGGAAGGCCGCGTGAACCGCAACGCGCCTTGCCCCTGCGGTTCGGGGCTGAAGTACAAGCATTGCCATGGCGCTGTGACGGTCTGA
- a CDS encoding energy transducer TonB has translation MLALVGVLAIVLFILTSFSIEWAYERSRQGGLGSLPRDLPVPAVPPRILGNPAAAFGPDSYPDEAMRQGWEGRSSLAVLVDPDGHPTRCEVLESSGHAVLDEATCAMVVGHVRFQPARDDKGQAVRGIYRGFNVRWELPRLPTDVR, from the coding sequence GTGCTGGCGCTGGTCGGCGTGCTTGCCATAGTGTTGTTCATCCTGACGTCGTTCTCGATCGAATGGGCTTATGAACGCAGCCGGCAAGGCGGTCTGGGGAGCTTGCCCCGCGATCTTCCAGTTCCGGCCGTCCCGCCGCGCATCCTGGGCAATCCGGCCGCCGCTTTCGGACCCGATTCCTATCCGGATGAGGCGATGCGTCAGGGGTGGGAGGGGCGTTCGAGCCTTGCGGTCCTGGTCGATCCGGACGGGCACCCGACCCGATGCGAGGTTCTGGAAAGCAGCGGTCATGCGGTGCTCGACGAAGCGACCTGCGCCATGGTCGTGGGCCATGTCCGGTTTCAACCCGCCCGCGATGACAAGGGGCAGGCGGTGCGCGGCATCTATCGCGGTTTCAATGTCCGCTGGGAGCTGCCGCGCCTGCCGACGGACGTGCGATGA
- the argJ gene encoding bifunctional glutamate N-acetyltransferase/amino-acid acetyltransferase ArgJ, with translation MSTATSPLAQPFPALPAIDGVTLRVARARYKNWDRCDLTFVTLPEGTSVAGVLTTSKCPSPEVEWCRKALVLGQARALVVNAGNSNAFTGHRGRAAVEAIAARTAAAMECQPSDVFVASTGVIGVPLPIDKAEAGLDAAFTAAPCGWEDAAATIMTTDTFAKGATTTAMVDGRTVTLAGIIKGSGMIAPDMATMLGFIFTDAAVEPEFLQRALSAANGRSFSCITVDGDTSTSDTVLAFATGKAGNAPLADDDSDGADAFRAALADLCRQLALLVVRDGEGASKLIEIRVEGAESDRSAHRIAMSIANSPLVKTAIAGEDANWGRVVMAVGKAGEPAERDKLSIRFGETLVAREGLAVEGYDEAPVAAHLKGQEIAVGVDLGLGEGAATVWTCDLTHGYISINADYRS, from the coding sequence ATGAGCACCGCCACCTCGCCCCTCGCCCAGCCCTTCCCCGCCCTGCCCGCGATCGACGGCGTGACGCTGCGCGTCGCCCGCGCGCGGTACAAGAATTGGGACCGTTGCGACCTGACCTTCGTGACGCTGCCCGAGGGGACCAGCGTGGCGGGCGTGCTGACCACCAGCAAATGCCCCAGCCCGGAAGTCGAATGGTGCCGCAAGGCGCTGGTGCTGGGCCAGGCCCGCGCGCTGGTCGTCAATGCGGGCAATTCCAACGCCTTTACCGGCCATCGGGGCCGTGCCGCCGTCGAGGCGATCGCCGCGCGCACCGCCGCCGCGATGGAGTGCCAGCCCTCGGACGTGTTCGTCGCCTCGACCGGCGTGATCGGCGTGCCGCTGCCCATCGACAAGGCCGAGGCGGGCCTGGACGCCGCCTTCACCGCCGCGCCCTGCGGGTGGGAGGACGCCGCCGCCACGATCATGACCACCGACACCTTCGCCAAGGGCGCGACGACCACCGCCATGGTCGATGGCCGCACGGTGACGCTGGCGGGGATCATCAAGGGATCGGGCATGATCGCGCCCGACATGGCGACGATGCTCGGCTTCATCTTCACCGACGCCGCGGTCGAACCCGAATTCCTGCAACGCGCGCTGAGCGCCGCCAATGGCCGCAGCTTTTCGTGCATCACGGTCGATGGCGACACCTCGACCAGCGACACGGTGCTGGCCTTCGCCACGGGCAAGGCGGGCAATGCCCCGCTCGCCGATGACGACAGCGACGGAGCGGACGCCTTCCGCGCGGCGCTGGCCGATCTGTGCCGCCAGCTCGCGCTGCTGGTCGTGCGCGACGGCGAGGGGGCGAGCAAGCTGATCGAGATCCGGGTCGAGGGCGCCGAGAGCGACCGTTCGGCGCACCGTATCGCGATGTCGATCGCCAACTCGCCGCTGGTCAAGACCGCCATCGCGGGCGAGGACGCCAATTGGGGCCGCGTCGTCATGGCGGTCGGCAAAGCGGGCGAACCGGCCGAGCGCGACAAGCTGTCGATCCGCTTCGGCGAGACTTTGGTCGCGCGCGAGGGCCTGGCGGTCGAAGGCTATGACGAGGCCCCGGTCGCCGCGCATCTGAAGGGACAGGAGATCGCGGTCGGCGTCGATCTGGGCCTGGGCGAAGGCGCGGCGACGGTCTGGACCTGCGATCTGACGCACGGCTATATCTCGATCAACGCCGATTATCGGAGCTGA
- a CDS encoding glutathione S-transferase family protein, with protein MLTIWGRINSHNVKKVVWLAEEMALAYDRRDIGGPFGMDQAYRALNPNALIPTIEDDGFVLWESNSILRYLAANQGGEAFYPVDPQARASVERWMDWGFTWADAIRPIFFQMVRTAPEARDMALIERSVARAAGLSAILDDVLGRQEWLSGATFGIGDIPVAAYANTWFQLPVERPSRPNLERWYAALQDRAPFRDVVMIPLS; from the coding sequence ATGCTGACCATCTGGGGCCGGATCAACTCGCACAACGTCAAGAAGGTGGTCTGGCTGGCCGAGGAAATGGCGCTGGCCTATGACCGGCGCGATATCGGCGGCCCGTTCGGGATGGATCAGGCCTACCGCGCGCTCAATCCCAACGCGCTGATCCCGACGATCGAGGATGACGGCTTCGTCCTGTGGGAGTCGAACAGCATCCTGCGCTATCTGGCGGCCAACCAGGGCGGCGAGGCTTTCTATCCGGTCGATCCGCAGGCGCGGGCCTCGGTGGAGCGGTGGATGGACTGGGGCTTCACCTGGGCGGATGCGATCCGGCCGATCTTCTTCCAGATGGTGCGCACCGCCCCCGAGGCGCGCGACATGGCGCTGATCGAACGGAGCGTGGCGCGGGCGGCGGGGCTGTCGGCGATCCTGGACGATGTGCTGGGGCGGCAGGAATGGCTGTCGGGGGCGACGTTCGGCATCGGGGATATTCCCGTCGCGGCCTATGCGAATACGTGGTTCCAGCTGCCGGTCGAGCGGCCGTCACGGCCCAATCTGGAGCGCTGGTATGCGGCGTTGCAGGACCGCGCGCCGTTCCGCGATGTGGTGATGATCCCGCTGAGTTGA
- the trxA gene encoding thioredoxin: protein MATKQITDASFEADVLNSDKPVLVDFWAEWCGPCKMIGPSLEELSEELGEQVTIAKLNIDDNPDAPGRYGVRGIPTMILFKGGAAAATKVGAEPKGRIKAWLEGAL from the coding sequence ATGGCAACCAAGCAGATCACCGACGCCAGCTTCGAGGCGGACGTCCTGAACTCCGACAAGCCGGTGCTGGTCGATTTCTGGGCCGAATGGTGCGGACCGTGCAAGATGATCGGCCCGTCGCTGGAGGAACTGTCCGAGGAACTGGGCGAGCAGGTGACGATCGCCAAGCTGAACATCGACGACAATCCCGACGCCCCCGGCCGTTACGGCGTGCGCGGTATTCCGACGATGATCCTGTTCAAGGGCGGCGCGGCCGCCGCGACCAAGGTCGGCGCCGAGCCCAAGGGCCGGATCAAGGCCTGGCTCGAAGGCGCGCTGTAA
- the addA gene encoding double-strand break repair helicase AddA, giving the protein MSARPMANLPPLKGDQAAASDPAAHVWLSASAGTGKTQVLAARVFRLLLRGVAPEAILCLTFTKAGAAEMAQRINSRLAAWVRMPETELFADLKALGETATPDLRERARTLFARVLDAPGGGLRIQTIHGFCQGLLAAFPVEAGLAPGFRPLEAREEAVLAREALARMLETAEREGRVGPVETVGALSLRLGEGGAEAFLAACARAPGALEALPTGIQPWLRRALDLPSGDIDEAIADGVEDIDEDAVIRLAGANRAWGTATGDKAAAAMECWIGSDRAGRVAGLEELMGTVFTAKGEPRKASKKLTDADPDYEDMARELGEACRHLLGLAARARHADLLADALTVGRDYARAYTLSKRAIGAVDFDDLIRTTVDLLERPGIGEWVRYKLDQVTEHVLIDEAQDTNAHQWRIVRALADEFFVGRGLYAPSTRTLFTVGDHKQAIFGFQGTDPINFQAAELHFSRRADEVAGDDDWPEDERGLPFNQLSLTHSFRSTTPILEFVDAAIEALGEPGMGMGHAVERHASEVKGPGRITLWPPVAAGGSDEDEEGWIDDAVRKVATDIARAVRGWLDDGVMLESKGRRLEPQDIMILVKRRGDLASLIVARLYAEGVPVAGVDRLRLNAPLAVQDLLAAVRFVLQPEDDLSLAALLVSPLIGWSQERLMAAGHRARGALWAHLTRTLPAEDLAPLRQMLARADVSTPYQFLEELLSGPLDGRRKLIRRLGTEARDPIEELLGAALTFESTTTPSLQRFLDWFDRGDVEIVRDPSAPLDAVRVMTAHGSKGLQAPLVILADATADPTASPRSILRWTPEPGAQPIPVFPPRAEERGGPLDAVAAEIAARELAEHWRLFYVAATRAEEQLVVAGALGKRAAGVPPMHSWYATCARAMTALGVPEVEPGDGRSRVFLGRRPQEPVAPRPGAVVVTRREDVALPDWVHRPAPQESRPPRPLAPSQLGEDMVADPPPTPAMRAAAERGRLIHCLLERLPPVAPDARRGAAERWLVQAAGVEDAGLRADVTQAVFAILDDPAYAPLFGPGSLAEAPIAATLANGLVVSGRVDRLLIDGDEVRLIDYKTGRRAPGGIDDVPVFHLAQMAGYAAALEVIFPGKRVSVALLYTAGPRLVPVPDALLAAHKPGYRDREQSLPLGG; this is encoded by the coding sequence ATGAGCGCGCGGCCCATGGCGAACCTGCCCCCGCTAAAGGGCGATCAGGCCGCCGCCAGCGACCCCGCCGCGCATGTCTGGCTGTCCGCCTCGGCCGGCACCGGCAAGACCCAGGTGTTGGCCGCGCGCGTGTTCCGCCTGTTGCTGCGCGGCGTCGCGCCCGAGGCGATCCTGTGCCTGACCTTCACCAAGGCGGGCGCGGCCGAGATGGCGCAGCGGATCAACAGCCGCCTCGCCGCCTGGGTGCGGATGCCCGAGACCGAGCTGTTCGCCGATCTGAAGGCGCTGGGCGAGACCGCGACCCCCGACCTGCGCGAGCGGGCGCGGACGTTGTTCGCGCGCGTGCTCGACGCGCCGGGCGGCGGCCTGCGTATCCAGACGATCCACGGCTTTTGCCAGGGGCTGCTGGCGGCCTTTCCGGTCGAGGCGGGCCTCGCCCCCGGTTTCCGCCCGCTGGAGGCGCGCGAAGAGGCGGTGCTGGCGCGCGAGGCGCTGGCGCGGATGCTGGAGACCGCCGAGCGCGAAGGCCGGGTCGGCCCGGTCGAGACGGTCGGCGCGCTGTCGCTGCGGCTGGGCGAGGGCGGGGCGGAGGCGTTCCTGGCCGCCTGCGCCCGCGCGCCCGGTGCGCTGGAGGCGCTGCCCACCGGCATCCAGCCCTGGTTGCGCCGTGCGCTCGACCTGCCCTCGGGCGATATCGACGAGGCTATCGCGGACGGCGTCGAGGATATCGACGAGGATGCCGTCATCCGGCTGGCGGGCGCGAACCGCGCCTGGGGCACCGCGACCGGCGACAAGGCGGCGGCGGCGATGGAGTGCTGGATCGGCAGCGACCGGGCGGGTCGCGTCGCCGGGCTCGAAGAGCTGATGGGCACGGTCTTCACCGCCAAGGGCGAGCCGCGCAAGGCCTCCAAGAAGCTGACCGATGCCGATCCCGATTATGAGGATATGGCACGCGAACTGGGCGAGGCGTGCCGTCACCTGCTGGGCCTCGCCGCCCGCGCGCGTCATGCCGACCTGCTCGCCGATGCGCTGACCGTGGGGCGCGACTATGCGCGGGCCTATACATTGTCCAAGCGGGCGATCGGGGCGGTCGATTTCGACGACCTGATCCGCACCACCGTCGATCTGCTCGAGCGGCCGGGCATCGGCGAATGGGTCCGCTACAAGCTCGACCAGGTGACCGAGCATGTGCTGATCGACGAGGCGCAGGACACCAATGCGCATCAGTGGCGGATCGTCCGCGCGCTGGCCGACGAGTTCTTCGTCGGGCGTGGCCTTTACGCGCCCTCGACGCGGACGCTGTTCACCGTTGGCGACCATAAACAGGCGATCTTCGGTTTCCAGGGGACCGACCCGATCAACTTCCAGGCGGCCGAGCTGCATTTCTCGCGCCGTGCGGACGAGGTGGCGGGTGATGACGACTGGCCCGAGGACGAACGCGGTCTGCCGTTCAACCAGCTGTCGCTGACCCACAGCTTCCGCTCGACCACGCCGATCCTCGAGTTCGTCGATGCGGCGATCGAGGCGCTGGGCGAACCCGGCATGGGCATGGGGCATGCGGTGGAGCGCCACGCCAGCGAGGTGAAGGGCCCCGGTCGCATCACCCTGTGGCCGCCGGTCGCGGCGGGGGGCAGCGACGAGGACGAGGAAGGCTGGATCGACGATGCGGTGCGCAAGGTCGCCACCGACATCGCGCGCGCCGTGCGCGGCTGGCTGGACGATGGCGTGATGCTGGAGAGCAAGGGCCGCCGTCTTGAGCCGCAGGACATCATGATCCTGGTCAAGCGGCGCGGTGACCTTGCCTCGCTGATCGTCGCGCGCCTCTATGCCGAGGGGGTGCCGGTGGCGGGCGTCGACCGGCTGCGGCTGAACGCGCCGCTGGCGGTGCAGGACCTGCTGGCGGCGGTGCGCTTCGTGTTGCAGCCCGAGGACGATCTGTCGCTGGCCGCGCTGCTGGTGTCGCCGCTGATCGGCTGGTCGCAGGAGCGGCTGATGGCGGCGGGGCACCGGGCACGCGGTGCGCTATGGGCGCATCTGACCCGGACGCTGCCCGCCGAGGACCTCGCGCCGCTTCGCCAGATGCTGGCGCGCGCCGACGTGTCGACACCCTATCAATTCCTCGAGGAACTGCTGTCGGGGCCGCTCGACGGCCGCCGCAAGCTGATCCGCCGGTTGGGGACCGAGGCGCGCGACCCGATCGAGGAGCTGCTGGGCGCCGCGCTGACCTTCGAGAGTACGACGACGCCCTCGCTGCAACGCTTCCTCGACTGGTTCGACCGGGGCGATGTCGAGATCGTGCGCGACCCCTCCGCGCCGCTGGACGCGGTGCGGGTGATGACCGCGCATGGGTCCAAGGGGTTGCAGGCGCCGCTGGTCATCCTGGCCGACGCCACCGCCGACCCGACCGCGAGCCCGCGTTCGATCCTGCGCTGGACGCCCGAGCCGGGGGCGCAGCCCATTCCCGTCTTTCCGCCGCGCGCCGAGGAACGCGGCGGGCCGCTCGACGCGGTGGCCGCCGAGATCGCCGCGCGCGAACTGGCCGAGCATTGGCGGCTGTTCTACGTCGCGGCGACGCGGGCGGAGGAGCAGCTGGTGGTGGCGGGCGCGCTGGGCAAGCGGGCGGCGGGCGTGCCGCCGATGCACAGCTGGTACGCGACCTGCGCCCGCGCCATGACCGCGCTGGGCGTGCCGGAGGTCGAGCCGGGCGACGGTCGGTCGCGCGTCTTCCTGGGCCGCAGGCCGCAGGAGCCGGTCGCGCCGCGCCCCGGTGCGGTCGTCGTGACCCGGCGCGAAGACGTCGCGCTGCCCGACTGGGTCCACCGGCCCGCGCCGCAGGAGTCGCGCCCGCCGCGCCCGCTCGCGCCGTCGCAGCTGGGTGAGGATATGGTGGCCGACCCGCCGCCCACCCCCGCGATGCGCGCGGCGGCGGAGCGGGGGCGGTTGATCCACTGTCTGCTCGAACGCCTGCCCCCGGTCGCGCCGGATGCGCGGCGCGGCGCGGCGGAGCGCTGGCTCGTGCAGGCCGCCGGGGTCGAGGATGCGGGCCTGCGCGCCGATGTGACGCAGGCGGTGTTCGCGATCCTGGACGATCCGGCCTATGCGCCGCTGTTCGGGCCGGGATCGCTGGCGGAGGCGCCGATCGCCGCGACGCTGGCCAATGGCCTGGTCGTGTCGGGGCGCGTCGACCGTCTGCTGATCGACGGCGACGAGGTCCGGCTGATCGACTACAAGACCGGGCGTCGCGCGCCGGGGGGCATCGACGATGTGCCGGTGTTCCATCTGGCGCAGATGGCGGGCTATGCCGCCGCGCTGGAAGTGATCTTTCCCGGCAAGCGGGTGTCGGTGGCGCTGCTCTATACGGCGGGGCCCAGGCTCGTCCCGGTGCCCGACGCGCTGCTCGCCGCGCACAAGCCCGGCTATCGCGACCGGGAGCAAAGCTTGCCGCTCGGTGGTTGA